One stretch of Pseudoramibacter sp. DNA includes these proteins:
- a CDS encoding galactitol-1-phosphate 5-dehydrogenase, with protein MKAVRMYKPKDLRVEEVEKPIMQPDEVMVKVHACGVCGSDIPRILTYGAHVSPIICGHEFSGEIEAVGDQVEGYEVGDRVVVPPLIPCGHCEWCKKGIYSLCEDYDYYGSRRDGAYAQYVSVKKTNLMKVPDGVSYEDAATLDPCANAWHGLVNRGHFKEGDTVAVVGAGPIGLFAVQIAHMKGAKKIIAVDVWDKKLEIAKNVGADVVVNSLENDPVKAVIDATDGEGANVVVDFSGAPVAQQQAIMMTAKMGRVVFLGISHKGLDLKPETVDTLMRGQIELAGSWNSFTDPFPGEDWTESLKMYEKGMTAKDIISHRITLDEVPEIFNNIDKGHYFFNKIMIFPWKES; from the coding sequence ATGAAAGCAGTACGGATGTACAAACCAAAGGATTTACGCGTAGAAGAAGTCGAAAAACCGATAATGCAGCCAGATGAAGTTATGGTTAAGGTACATGCCTGTGGTGTGTGCGGTTCGGATATTCCAAGAATTTTGACTTATGGCGCGCATGTTTCGCCGATCATCTGCGGTCACGAATTTTCAGGGGAAATTGAAGCTGTCGGGGATCAGGTTGAAGGCTATGAAGTGGGTGACCGCGTCGTGGTTCCGCCATTGATTCCATGCGGACATTGTGAATGGTGTAAAAAAGGCATTTACTCATTGTGCGAAGATTATGATTATTACGGATCGAGACGAGACGGTGCGTACGCACAATACGTTTCAGTTAAAAAGACAAATTTGATGAAAGTGCCTGATGGTGTGTCTTACGAGGATGCAGCGACTCTTGACCCGTGTGCCAATGCTTGGCATGGTCTGGTTAACCGTGGACATTTCAAAGAAGGCGACACCGTTGCAGTCGTCGGCGCAGGACCAATTGGATTGTTTGCTGTCCAGATCGCGCATATGAAAGGTGCAAAGAAAATTATTGCAGTCGATGTTTGGGATAAAAAGCTTGAAATCGCCAAAAACGTCGGTGCGGATGTCGTGGTCAATTCACTTGAAAACGATCCGGTAAAAGCGGTTATAGATGCGACAGATGGCGAAGGGGCTAATGTTGTCGTTGATTTCTCAGGGGCACCGGTTGCACAGCAGCAAGCCATTATGATGACGGCGAAAATGGGACGCGTTGTGTTCCTCGGGATTTCTCACAAAGGATTAGATTTGAAACCAGAAACCGTTGATACGCTCATGCGGGGACAAATTGAACTCGCGGGGTCTTGGAATTCATTTACCGATCCCTTCCCAGGCGAAGATTGGACGGAATCCCTTAAAATGTATGAAAAGGGAATGACAGCTAAAGACATCATTAGTCACCGTATTACATTGGATGAAGTGCCGGAGATTTTTAATAACATCGATAAAGGCCATTATTTCTTTAATAAGATCATGATTTTCCCGTGGAAAGAATCATAA
- a CDS encoding FGGY-family carbohydrate kinase produces MNEAKYFMGVDTGTQSVRVVVTDISGNALVASEKPYKTFYPQPGRAEQNPEDWWSCFNEAVKEVTDRLSMGVRYSIEGISVCSTSSTVVPIDQNGTPLQDAIMWMDTRAIKEMEICNATNHPCLKYCGGAESVEWMIPKVLWIKRNQPDIYKKSYKIIEQLDWFNYKLTGGKLATSICQAACKWNYIDGHGGWQSDFFEQIGLEDYADILVTDVKQVGEPLGKISHEFAEKYDLNPDMLVIEGGIDAHIGMLGMGVSKPGRLAMIMGTSFVQLCFSKEQKELSGIWGPYINPVVPGLNILEGGQISAGSIVKWYMKEWGFDKMDHPYEAIADMLKDTKPGANGLVALDFFQGNRTPYKDPNAKGVIYGLTLSHTKADIYRSLIESVAMGTKNIIDNFEKQGEPIDMIVGCGGVTKDSNWMQIIADATGKPIIVTVDPSAGGLGCCIVASVGTGTYDSFDDATEGMVKMAYTVEPNPENYAAYEKVFKKYTELYDNLKNMMNDEE; encoded by the coding sequence ATGAATGAAGCAAAATATTTTATGGGAGTTGACACTGGAACGCAAAGTGTTCGTGTCGTCGTAACGGATATTAGCGGCAACGCTTTAGTTGCAAGTGAAAAGCCGTATAAAACATTTTATCCGCAGCCAGGGAGAGCAGAACAAAATCCAGAAGATTGGTGGTCATGTTTTAATGAGGCAGTAAAAGAAGTAACGGACCGATTATCAATGGGAGTGCGCTATAGTATTGAAGGTATTTCGGTTTGCTCTACTTCGTCAACCGTTGTGCCCATTGATCAAAATGGTACGCCGCTTCAGGATGCGATTATGTGGATGGATACGCGAGCCATTAAAGAAATGGAAATTTGTAATGCGACAAATCATCCATGCCTAAAATATTGTGGTGGTGCGGAATCTGTTGAATGGATGATTCCGAAAGTATTATGGATTAAGAGGAATCAACCAGATATATACAAAAAATCATATAAAATCATTGAACAATTAGATTGGTTCAATTATAAACTCACAGGTGGCAAATTGGCAACGTCCATTTGCCAGGCCGCTTGCAAGTGGAATTACATCGATGGACATGGCGGATGGCAAAGTGACTTTTTTGAACAAATCGGTTTAGAGGATTATGCGGATATTTTAGTAACTGATGTTAAACAAGTTGGTGAACCCCTTGGGAAAATTAGTCATGAATTTGCCGAGAAATATGATCTTAATCCGGATATGTTGGTTATTGAAGGCGGCATTGATGCGCATATCGGCATGCTTGGTATGGGCGTTTCAAAGCCAGGACGTCTTGCAATGATTATGGGAACTAGCTTTGTTCAATTGTGCTTCTCGAAAGAACAAAAAGAACTTAGCGGCATATGGGGACCGTACATCAATCCAGTTGTCCCAGGATTAAATATCCTCGAAGGTGGACAGATTTCAGCAGGCTCAATTGTCAAGTGGTACATGAAAGAATGGGGATTTGACAAAATGGATCATCCCTATGAAGCCATTGCGGATATGCTGAAGGATACAAAGCCAGGCGCAAATGGTCTTGTCGCGTTAGATTTCTTCCAAGGGAATCGCACACCGTATAAAGATCCAAACGCAAAAGGCGTGATATATGGTCTGACATTAAGTCATACGAAAGCAGATATCTATCGTTCGCTTATCGAATCAGTTGCCATGGGTACTAAAAATATTATTGATAATTTTGAAAAACAGGGCGAACCGATTGATATGATCGTAGGCTGTGGCGGTGTCACAAAGGACAGTAATTGGATGCAAATCATCGCAGATGCAACTGGAAAACCTATTATTGTTACGGTTGATCCAAGTGCCGGCGGATTAGGCTGTTGTATTGTAGCATCGGTTGGAACAGGTACTTATGACTCGTTCGACGACGCAACAGAAGGTATGGTCAAAATGGCATATACAGTTGAACCAAATCCAGAAAACTACGCGGCTTACGAAAAAGTGTTTAAGAAATATACAGAATTGTACGATAATCTGAAAAATATGATGAATGATGAAGAATAA
- the deoC gene encoding deoxyribose-phosphate aldolase — translation MDKQEIISRCDHTLLKPFSTWEDMIPICEDALKYHTASVCIPPCYVKPAHKNYPDLNVCTVIGFPNGYNTTEVKVAEAIQAIADGASEIDMVINIGEMKAGNYDYVLDEIKALRKATEGKILKVIVETCYLDEAEKIKVCELVTEAGADFIKTSTGFGPEGAKIEDIELFKKHIGPNVKMKAAGGISTVEDLEAFVKAGCARIGTSRAIGLLKDK, via the coding sequence ATGGACAAACAAGAAATTATCAGTAGATGCGACCATACCCTTCTAAAACCGTTTTCTACATGGGAAGACATGATTCCAATTTGCGAAGATGCGCTGAAATATCATACAGCATCTGTCTGCATCCCACCGTGCTACGTTAAGCCGGCCCATAAGAATTATCCGGACTTGAATGTCTGCACTGTAATCGGCTTTCCCAATGGCTACAACACGACAGAAGTTAAAGTTGCCGAAGCGATTCAAGCGATTGCGGACGGCGCCTCGGAAATTGACATGGTGATCAATATCGGTGAAATGAAAGCCGGCAATTACGATTACGTTCTCGATGAAATCAAAGCGCTTAGAAAAGCGACAGAAGGTAAAATTCTGAAAGTTATTGTTGAAACCTGCTATCTGGATGAAGCGGAAAAAATAAAAGTATGTGAACTGGTCACAGAAGCAGGCGCTGATTTTATTAAGACCTCGACTGGCTTTGGCCCGGAAGGTGCAAAAATTGAAGATATTGAGCTTTTCAAAAAGCATATTGGTCCTAATGTCAAAATGAAAGCAGCCGGCGGTATCAGCACTGTCGAAGATTTAGAAGCCTTTGTCAAGGCTGGCTGCGCGCGCATTGGGACAAGCCGGGCGATCGGATTATTAAAAGATAAGTAA
- a CDS encoding MarR family winged helix-turn-helix transcriptional regulator codes for MFTEPLAEIYRKLRLYFYREVALQSSQNSLTFSESFCLEAIYSLGEPTINAFAQFMNISSPNATYKVNSLVQKGYLKKVRSDEDRREYHLVVTDKFLKFHEINTRGYEKTMDRIYQTFTAEELSMLDRFMNRINDELVESPPV; via the coding sequence ATGTTTACTGAACCTTTAGCCGAGATTTACAGAAAACTGCGCCTCTATTTTTACCGCGAAGTGGCCCTGCAGAGCAGCCAGAACTCGCTGACCTTTTCCGAATCCTTCTGTCTCGAAGCGATTTATTCGCTGGGCGAGCCGACGATCAACGCCTTCGCCCAGTTCATGAACATCTCGTCGCCCAACGCGACGTACAAGGTCAATTCTCTGGTGCAGAAAGGGTACCTGAAGAAGGTCCGCTCCGACGAAGACCGCCGGGAATATCACTTGGTGGTGACGGACAAATTCTTAAAATTTCACGAAATCAATACCCGCGGCTACGAGAAGACCATGGACCGCATTTATCAAACCTTCACCGCGGAAGAGCTGTCGATGCTCGACCGATTTATGAACCGCATCAACGACGAGCTGGTCGAATCGCCGCCGGTTTAA
- the fabZ gene encoding 3-hydroxyacyl-ACP dehydratase FabZ encodes MSETTREPHELSAAQIQEILPHRYPFLLVDRILDYVPGEMAIGRKCVSNNEMQFLGHFPGYPVMPGVLLIEAMAQVGAVAMLSLPENKGKLAFFGGIKNARFKRQVVPGDVVEITTEITNTRGPLGTGKGTCKVDGKVVARAEITFALSDPDTQA; translated from the coding sequence ATGAGCGAAACGACCCGCGAACCTCACGAATTGTCCGCCGCGCAGATTCAGGAAATCCTGCCCCACCGCTACCCCTTCCTGCTCGTCGACCGCATCCTCGACTACGTCCCCGGAGAAATGGCCATCGGGCGCAAATGCGTCTCCAACAACGAGATGCAGTTCCTCGGCCATTTTCCGGGCTATCCGGTGATGCCGGGCGTGCTTTTGATCGAAGCCATGGCTCAGGTCGGCGCGGTCGCGATGCTTTCCCTTCCGGAAAACAAGGGCAAGCTCGCCTTCTTCGGCGGCATCAAAAACGCCCGCTTCAAGCGTCAGGTCGTCCCCGGCGACGTGGTGGAAATCACGACGGAAATCACGAACACCCGCGGCCCCCTCGGGACTGGAAAGGGCACCTGCAAGGTGGACGGCAAAGTCGTCGCCCGGGCGGAAATCACCTTCGCCCTGTCGGATCCCGACACGCAAGCATAA
- the fabF gene encoding beta-ketoacyl-ACP synthase II — protein sequence MNHQNRVVITGMGTVNPLGNSVQESWKAAKAGENGIAEITHFDASEQKVHLAGEVKNLDISSVISRKDARHMDRFTQFALVASDEAMKQSGLDLSKEADPGRCGVIMSSGIGGIGTIEDNQSRGLKRGFDRVSPFFIPAAIPNMAAGRIAIAYGFKGYSSCIVTACASSNNAIGDAFRQIRDGYADVMLAGGAEACVTPLCIGGFTVMQALSTNPDPERASCPFDAERSGFVMGEGAGALILESMEHAQKRGAEILGEIVGYGTSTDAYHITAPAPDGAGAAAAMKNALQDAGIAPEAVGYINAHGTSTPLNDKIETQAIRTAFGTHAEDLAVSSTKSMTGHLLGGTGAVEAIFTAMALHDQFVPPTIHYQNPDPDCDLDIVPNEGREADLDYALSNGLGFGGHNAVVIMKRWEA from the coding sequence ATGAATCATCAAAACCGTGTTGTCATCACCGGCATGGGCACTGTCAATCCCCTGGGCAACAGCGTCCAGGAAAGCTGGAAAGCGGCCAAAGCCGGTGAAAACGGCATTGCCGAAATCACCCACTTCGACGCGTCGGAACAAAAAGTACACCTGGCCGGCGAAGTAAAAAATCTAGACATCTCTTCCGTCATCAGCCGAAAAGATGCCCGCCACATGGACCGTTTTACACAGTTTGCCCTCGTCGCCTCTGACGAAGCGATGAAGCAGTCCGGCCTCGATTTGTCAAAAGAAGCCGATCCGGGACGCTGCGGGGTCATCATGTCCAGCGGCATCGGCGGCATCGGCACCATCGAAGACAATCAAAGCCGCGGGCTGAAACGCGGCTTCGACCGGGTTTCGCCGTTTTTCATTCCCGCTGCCATTCCAAACATGGCTGCAGGGCGCATCGCCATCGCCTATGGCTTTAAAGGCTATTCATCCTGCATCGTCACCGCCTGCGCGTCATCCAACAACGCCATCGGCGACGCTTTCCGCCAGATCCGCGACGGCTACGCCGACGTCATGCTCGCAGGGGGCGCTGAAGCCTGTGTCACACCGCTCTGTATCGGCGGATTCACTGTCATGCAGGCCCTGAGCACCAATCCTGACCCGGAACGGGCGTCCTGTCCTTTCGACGCCGAACGCTCCGGCTTTGTCATGGGCGAAGGGGCCGGCGCCCTGATCCTCGAATCTATGGAACACGCCCAAAAGCGCGGTGCTGAAATTCTCGGAGAAATCGTCGGCTATGGCACCTCTACGGACGCCTACCACATCACCGCCCCAGCACCAGACGGCGCCGGCGCCGCCGCCGCGATGAAAAACGCCCTTCAGGACGCCGGCATCGCGCCGGAAGCGGTCGGCTACATCAACGCCCACGGCACCTCGACGCCTCTCAACGACAAAATCGAAACCCAGGCAATCCGCACCGCCTTCGGCACCCATGCTGAAGATCTGGCTGTCTCTTCGACAAAGAGCATGACGGGGCACCTCCTCGGCGGCACCGGTGCAGTCGAAGCGATTTTCACGGCGATGGCCCTCCACGATCAATTCGTGCCGCCGACCATCCACTACCAAAATCCCGACCCGGACTGCGACCTCGACATCGTCCCGAACGAAGGGCGCGAAGCCGATCTCGACTACGCCCTGTCCAACGGTCTGGGCTTCGGCGGCCACAACGCCGTCGTGATCATGAAACGCTGGGAGGCTTAA
- the fabG gene encoding 3-oxoacyl-[acyl-carrier-protein] reductase — protein MKDTTNATPVVLVTGGSRGIGRATCLAFAKAGYDVAVNFAGNESAAQETADACRALNPEGKIAVYRADVADADAVDALFKKIKADYGRLDVLVNNAGITRDNLIALTKPEDFDAVIATDLRGVFLCMKAAGRMMMRQRHGRIINVSSVVGLRGNAGQVSYAAAKAGVIGMTKSLAKELGRRNVTVNAVAPGFIQTDMTDALDDKQKDAAAKDIPLNRLGTPEDVAGVIAFLASDAASYITGQVIPVDGGMAI, from the coding sequence ATGAAAGATACTACCAACGCTACCCCTGTTGTTCTCGTGACCGGCGGAAGCCGGGGCATCGGCCGCGCCACCTGCCTCGCTTTCGCAAAGGCCGGTTATGACGTCGCCGTCAACTTCGCCGGCAACGAAAGCGCGGCCCAGGAAACGGCGGACGCCTGCAGAGCGCTCAATCCTGAGGGCAAAATTGCGGTTTACCGCGCAGATGTCGCGGACGCCGATGCCGTTGACGCCTTATTCAAAAAGATTAAAGCCGATTACGGCCGCCTGGATGTTCTGGTCAACAATGCCGGCATCACCCGGGACAATCTCATCGCTTTGACCAAACCTGAAGATTTCGACGCCGTCATCGCGACGGATCTCCGCGGCGTGTTCCTGTGCATGAAGGCTGCAGGGCGCATGATGATGCGCCAGCGTCACGGCCGGATCATCAACGTCAGCTCTGTCGTCGGCCTCCGGGGCAATGCCGGACAGGTTTCCTACGCCGCCGCCAAAGCCGGCGTCATCGGCATGACCAAATCCCTGGCCAAAGAACTGGGCCGCCGAAATGTCACGGTCAACGCCGTCGCTCCCGGCTTCATTCAGACCGATATGACCGATGCCCTCGACGACAAGCAGAAAGATGCCGCCGCAAAAGATATTCCGCTCAACCGCCTCGGCACCCCTGAGGATGTGGCTGGCGTCATCGCATTTCTGGCCAGTGATGCGGCGTCTTACATCACCGGACAGGTCATTCCCGTCGACGGCGGGATGGCCATTTAA
- the fabD gene encoding ACP S-malonyltransferase yields the protein MKLAFLYAGQGAQHVGMGRDLYEKYPAFASVFDHAELPFDLKKLCFEGPEETLSQTQYTQPAMVAFAIGVTNVLKEAGIVPDMACGLSLGEYSALYAAGVWDAPTTLDLIAFRGQAMADASKGLDVGMAAVLGLSADQLGPICKDASDGDQKVEMANFNCPGQIVISGDAQGVQKASEAAKAAGAKRVIPLKVSGPFHTSYMKPAGDALAKKFETLDFRALQFPVLFNAIGDVKPEDQSIADLLVKQVQQSVYLEQSIRKMAEMGADTFVEIGPGKAMSGFVRKTIRGTKPMKIDTADDLDAVIQKLSK from the coding sequence GTGAAACTTGCTTTTCTCTATGCCGGTCAAGGCGCTCAGCATGTGGGCATGGGACGTGATCTCTATGAAAAATATCCTGCCTTCGCATCGGTGTTCGACCATGCCGAACTGCCCTTTGATCTAAAAAAGCTGTGTTTTGAAGGGCCGGAAGAGACCCTGTCCCAGACGCAGTACACCCAGCCCGCCATGGTGGCCTTTGCCATCGGCGTGACCAACGTCTTGAAAGAAGCCGGCATTGTGCCGGATATGGCCTGCGGCCTGTCCCTCGGCGAATACTCCGCCCTGTACGCCGCCGGCGTCTGGGATGCGCCGACCACCCTGGACCTTATCGCTTTCCGGGGTCAGGCCATGGCCGATGCTTCCAAAGGCCTTGATGTCGGCATGGCCGCCGTTCTCGGCCTCAGTGCCGATCAGCTGGGGCCGATCTGTAAAGACGCTTCCGACGGAGATCAGAAAGTGGAAATGGCCAATTTCAACTGCCCTGGCCAGATCGTCATTTCCGGCGATGCCCAGGGGGTCCAAAAGGCGTCCGAAGCCGCCAAGGCTGCCGGCGCCAAACGGGTCATTCCCCTCAAGGTCTCCGGCCCCTTCCACACCAGCTACATGAAACCTGCAGGAGACGCCCTGGCGAAAAAATTTGAAACCCTCGATTTCAGAGCACTTCAATTTCCCGTGCTCTTCAACGCCATCGGAGACGTCAAGCCCGAGGATCAGTCCATTGCCGACCTTTTAGTCAAACAGGTCCAGCAGTCCGTCTACCTCGAACAGAGCATCCGGAAAATGGCGGAAATGGGTGCTGACACCTTCGTTGAAATCGGGCCGGGCAAGGCTATGTCCGGCTTTGTCCGCAAGACCATCCGCGGGACAAAACCAATGAAGATCGATACCGCTGACGATCTCGATGCAGTCATTCAGAAATTATCAAAATAA
- a CDS encoding nitronate monooxygenase, translating into MKLINERLHIQYPFFQGGMANIATGAFAAACSNAGALGLIASGGWDAEKLRAEVRTCKSLTDKPFGLNLMLMNPDADNIAKMAIEEKVPVITTGAGNPGKYMDDWKAAGITVIPVIASVALARRLSGEGADAVVAEGCESGGHIGEITTMALVPQVVDAVDVPVIAAGGIADGRGVAAALALGASGCQVGTVLLASEECPIHENYKKAVVKAKDRSTAITGRSVNAPVRVLRNQMTKAYLKAEQEGADLMTLEKFTLGSLRKAVIDGDTKNGSLMAGEISGLVHEIRPVAEIFADLYSGAQSVIADLQSFSK; encoded by the coding sequence ATGAAACTGATTAACGAACGGTTACACATTCAATACCCCTTTTTCCAAGGCGGGATGGCGAACATCGCAACCGGTGCATTTGCTGCAGCCTGCTCCAATGCCGGCGCTTTGGGTCTCATCGCCTCAGGGGGATGGGACGCAGAAAAATTGAGAGCTGAAGTGCGCACCTGCAAATCATTGACAGACAAGCCCTTTGGCCTGAACCTGATGCTCATGAACCCCGACGCGGACAACATCGCCAAAATGGCCATTGAAGAAAAGGTGCCTGTGATCACCACCGGCGCCGGCAACCCCGGCAAATACATGGACGATTGGAAAGCCGCCGGCATCACCGTGATTCCGGTTATCGCCTCTGTCGCCCTGGCCCGGCGCCTGAGCGGCGAAGGGGCTGACGCCGTCGTCGCCGAAGGCTGCGAAAGCGGCGGCCACATCGGCGAAATCACCACCATGGCCCTGGTGCCTCAGGTCGTCGACGCCGTCGACGTCCCAGTCATTGCGGCCGGCGGCATCGCGGACGGCCGGGGCGTGGCCGCAGCCCTCGCCCTCGGCGCCTCAGGATGTCAGGTCGGCACAGTACTTCTCGCTTCCGAAGAATGCCCCATTCATGAAAACTACAAAAAGGCCGTCGTCAAAGCCAAAGACCGCAGCACCGCCATCACCGGACGCTCCGTCAACGCCCCGGTCCGGGTGCTCCGCAACCAGATGACCAAGGCATACTTAAAGGCCGAACAGGAAGGCGCAGACTTAATGACCCTCGAAAAATTCACTCTGGGCAGTCTGCGGAAGGCTGTCATAGACGGTGACACCAAAAACGGCAGCCTCATGGCCGGGGAAATTTCCGGCCTTGTCCATGAAATCCGCCCGGTGGCAGAAATCTTCGCCGATTTGTACAGCGGTGCCCAGTCGGTCATCGCAGATCTGCAGTCATTTTCTAAATAA
- a CDS encoding beta-ketoacyl-ACP synthase III: MNGIKIIGSGSAVPDHIVTNDDLAKIVDTSDAWISERTGIRTRHFIQADENASDLAILSAKRAVAASGIAPKQIGAVIVATITGDTTSPSTANRVALALGVEPNTPSFDISAACSGFVYALKVAQGMIADENERPYAVVVGVEALSRDLDFTDRSTCILFGDGAGAVVVKSEPEAPFDAVLGAESDPAIGVPGDMNKTEFITMDGRKVFRFAVRITPKIIHDYLAKTGEALDDYDQVIFHQANSRIIEHASKKLGLTPEKVYQNLDRYGNTSGASIPLALDEMVRKGLIRKGSRILCVGFGAGLTWGASGITYDGPEH, translated from the coding sequence ATGAACGGAATTAAAATTATCGGGTCCGGTTCTGCGGTTCCCGATCATATCGTCACCAATGACGATTTAGCCAAAATTGTCGATACCAGCGACGCCTGGATTTCCGAACGCACCGGTATCCGAACCCGCCATTTTATCCAGGCGGACGAAAATGCTTCTGATCTTGCCATTCTTTCAGCAAAACGGGCCGTGGCCGCCTCTGGCATCGCACCGAAGCAGATCGGCGCCGTAATCGTCGCCACCATCACCGGTGACACCACCTCGCCAAGCACTGCCAACCGTGTTGCGCTGGCGCTGGGCGTCGAACCCAACACCCCCAGTTTTGACATTTCAGCGGCCTGCTCCGGCTTTGTCTACGCGCTAAAAGTTGCTCAGGGCATGATTGCCGACGAAAACGAGCGGCCCTACGCCGTCGTCGTCGGGGTCGAAGCTTTGAGCCGCGATCTCGACTTCACCGACCGCAGCACCTGTATTTTATTCGGAGACGGTGCTGGCGCTGTAGTCGTCAAAAGCGAACCGGAAGCGCCTTTTGACGCCGTACTCGGCGCAGAAAGCGACCCGGCCATCGGCGTACCCGGAGATATGAACAAAACCGAATTCATCACCATGGACGGGCGGAAGGTCTTCCGCTTTGCCGTCAGAATCACACCGAAAATCATCCACGATTATCTGGCCAAAACCGGAGAAGCCCTCGACGATTACGATCAGGTGATTTTCCACCAGGCCAACAGCCGGATCATCGAACACGCTTCGAAGAAACTCGGCCTCACCCCTGAAAAAGTGTATCAAAATCTCGACCGCTACGGCAACACCAGCGGCGCCTCGATTCCCCTCGCCCTGGACGAAATGGTCCGGAAAGGACTGATCCGGAAAGGCAGCCGCATCCTCTGCGTCGGCTTTGGCGCCGGCCTGACCTGGGGCGCCTCCGGCATTACTTACGATGGCCCTGAACATTGA
- a CDS encoding acetyl-CoA carboxylase carboxyltransferase subunit alpha: MSDQTTSTPSIRDLETRINHLDKRIRDIGDPITPAEVIQLRQFKRDRQELLRLCAHPSPADRVYLARHAGRPGVVDYVDHLFTDFFEQRGDRLFREDPSIYGGITMFDGHPVTVLGTRKGKNLQENLACHFGMPCPEGYRKARRIMLQAEKFKRPIITFIDTAGAYPGREAEENGQGEAIARNLAAMSHLHVPVIAVFTGEGGSGGALALGVANRVIMLENAIYSILSPEGFASILWKDPSRSDEACSVMKLTAQDLYHLKVADEIVKEPLGGAHRDPDAVYHALRRAIRENLKALSHLSGTELANRRMAKFRAYGVVDAKNLKNIES; the protein is encoded by the coding sequence ATGTCTGATCAAACCACTTCAACCCCATCAATCCGCGATCTCGAAACGCGGATTAATCATTTAGACAAGCGCATCCGCGATATCGGAGATCCCATCACGCCCGCCGAAGTCATTCAGCTTCGTCAATTCAAACGGGACCGTCAGGAACTTCTCCGGCTCTGCGCCCACCCTTCCCCGGCTGACCGCGTCTATCTGGCGCGCCACGCCGGACGGCCCGGGGTCGTCGACTACGTCGATCATCTGTTCACCGATTTCTTTGAACAGCGCGGCGACCGCCTTTTCCGGGAAGACCCCAGCATCTACGGCGGCATCACGATGTTCGACGGCCATCCGGTCACCGTATTAGGCACCCGGAAAGGCAAAAACCTTCAGGAAAACCTCGCCTGCCATTTCGGCATGCCCTGTCCCGAAGGTTACCGGAAAGCGAGAAGGATCATGCTGCAGGCTGAAAAGTTCAAGCGTCCGATCATTACGTTTATAGATACTGCCGGTGCCTACCCCGGAAGGGAAGCAGAAGAAAACGGCCAGGGCGAGGCGATCGCCCGCAACCTTGCCGCGATGAGCCACCTGCACGTCCCCGTCATCGCCGTGTTTACCGGCGAAGGCGGCAGCGGCGGCGCCTTAGCCCTCGGTGTGGCGAACCGGGTCATCATGCTGGAAAACGCGATCTACTCGATTTTAAGCCCGGAAGGCTTTGCCAGCATTTTGTGGAAAGACCCCAGCCGCAGCGACGAGGCCTGTTCGGTCATGAAACTGACGGCCCAGGATCTCTATCATCTAAAAGTCGCCGACGAAATTGTCAAAGAACCTTTGGGCGGCGCCCACCGGGACCCTGACGCGGTCTACCATGCCCTGCGCCGGGCCATCCGCGAAAATCTGAAGGCCCTTTCCCATTTGAGCGGCACTGAGCTGGCCAACCGGAGAATGGCAAAATTCAGAGCTTACGGTGTAGTAGATGCAAAAAATTTGAAAAATATTGAAAGTTGA